The DNA segment actgatgagctatcatatttgagtgggctgagttaaagattatgaggcattattgttggctgaaaaaaataccatatcataatcaaggttcatatgatcagattgtagtaaattagacactcccgtgtcaaatttcttcatatatttttgcatcttttaaaGTTTTAATGCAATTAATGTTATTTTTCCCTATAAAGAGTATTAGAAGTCTAAGACAACATAATACATTAAGGGAAACATTATGAagtagccccaattttttttacatttgaaGAGAGTTATTGTTGTTTTGTTCTGGTTTCATTGGAATAGTCTCATGAAACAGGGCTTTTGGAGAGGGAATGTTCCAGCTCTGCTATTGTACATGCCTTATACTGCTATACAATTCACAGTACTGCACAAATTGAAAACTATTGCAGCAGGTTCATCCAAGGCAGGTATGTAATTCTTGGGAGAGGTGATTGATTTTCTGCTTAAAGATTTGTATGTGCTTATTTGTTCTGTTCTGTTTCGTTCaattttaactatatatatatatatatatgtatatatatatatgtatatatatatgtatatatatatgtatatgtatatatatatatatattcattagtATCTCCCTAACGTTTTGATGCTTTATTACCCATATAACCTAGAATGTGGAAGATTATAGGTTGTTGCATGGATGCAGATGTGGGGTGTGTCAACTTAGTTTGGTTTGTGTTACATTGAGGTTAGGGTTTGTTATTCCATTATTCTAATTCAGTAATTCCAAATTATTACATAAATAACTTAGTTAAGTTTTTACTACAATGGGTAAGTTATTGTGGTATTGTAAATTCATTAGACATGAATTTAACTAGGTCAAGAACATTGCTTGTAGAAGATCTCAAAGTCTTGGAGTCAATGATAGATCTTTACTGTTCATGGCTTTGATGTTTTGGACTTTGTTGAATGGAGTTTAGAGTACTCAATTGAACATTATTTTGAACTATAGTTAAGATTGTTACTTGTTCCAAAATCCTCATTGTTTGAAATAGTCTTGGCATTTGTTTCAAATTTTATTTCGTGGATTTGTTATCTGCTAGTCATTGTAATATCCAAGgtctttaattttgaatgatactgCTCATATCAGGTGGTACGTACCAGTTCGCTAGCAGACTGATACACAGATCGCCcgctattgggcggtaccatcgattggATTGTTTTCGTCCCATTTTAAATTGGCGGTGAccgaaggagaagaaagaagaggggcgaccaagggagaagaaagaaaagggagaagggaaagaaagaaaagggagaagaagaggagtacCTGCACCGCTCTCCCTTCTCGTCTGTCGGTGACTTCTCATCCACGTGGGAAGAAGAGCCGACGTCGCGAGGAGAAGATGCGACGTCGtggcgaaattttttttttttacttatatatatatatatttcgagcggtataccgaaatatttcgctcggtatatagtaccataccgtaccgagcgattctcgaaactccagtacggtacgaaatttcaatccttagtAATATCTATATTACCATGGTGTTATTATGATTTTTGAAGACTTATTGAATGAATGTTTCATCTTATATTTATTAGTTTTGCATTAATTGGTGTGGTTGTCGCTGATAATCTCTAGTTTATATCATTGTAGTTTATCTAATCATATGATATATTGCTTAATCTCTTTGTTgtttcttttgataattttaaggATAGAATGTGAAGATGTAACTACGCTGGTCATAGGATTCCTTTTCTAGTTACCTAATTTGTTACATGCCTATGACCATATTGGTAATTATATCATTAATTTTGTCTTTTTTGTAAACTATGTTGCTTTTACCCTTTCTTGGAATTCTTATGACCACTACTTATGTTGCTGAATATTGAGGAACACTTATGCTGCATGTTTCAGCATCTATGACTGTTGATTATTGATTTATTCTGTTTTGAGCATATATTCTATGGATCTCTATGTAGTGATAATTGCACTTCAATTAATCTTATTTGCATTATTTGGTGCGATTAGTTTAGTCAAGGTTGTCTGCTTTGTTTTAGTATTCTCATTTGGCATGCTTTACCTGATTAATTGTTCCTTTTCAGAGGATCACTTGAAGTTGAGTCCTTATTTGCCTTACTTGAGTGGGGCATTAGCGGGATTTGCAGCCACAATAGGATCATATCCTTTCGATCTTCTAAGAACCATTTTAGCATCACAGGGTGAGCCGAAGGTATATATTGATTTGCATTGTGCTTTTGGATATCTGAAGTATAAGTTAAAAATCCAGCCTTTAATTTGTAGTTCTAACACCATGTCCTCAATTATATTTTACCAGCTGTAAAGATCCGTagtcttgaaagttgaaactgcCATTATCTGAACTATTAAAGTATAAAAAAATGGATTTTATTGGCTCCATTAGTTGCAATGCTGGCTAATATATTTGCATTGGTACTCGTCACGAAGGAAGTTGCTAATTTAACTTCACCTGAAAAGGTGTTCTTGACCTTAGTGGTATCCCATGATCACTTATTCTACATACCCTAAAATTATTTAATTCACATTGAATACACATATATCTTTATACAAAAAGGGTGAAATTCATGCACATCTTAAAATTTCATAAGAAAGATGAACATGCCTTATGGCCTTTTACTTGAGCATGAGTTCAGCATGTGCTGACAtggacttggatgtgacaacttgtGGCTTTCATTCCATTCATGGTGAATGGTGAAATAGATTCATTTATGTAATCATTTAGCTTTTCAGCTAATTATCGTTCTACACCCAGGAACTCCATTCAGTTAAATATGAACTTGGCACATAGTTTCATGTATTGATATCATGGACATGTTCTGGTCTTAACTAGCTTAAACACTATTATGCTATACTATCTATGCTATTGATTAAGCGTCAGGTATAGTACAATAAACAACGTGCCTACGCACTGGTCTTCATGGTGGCATTGACCTTTCCAAGGAGTAACTATAGATGGTGCATTGCCCGGTATGGATGGCCATGCTAATCCTTCTTATGCTAAATTGCATATAAAATAATGATGTCAAGAGGTGTTTAAATGTGCTCAAACGAGGTGAGTTTAGGTCCGAGTGCCCCCTACTTAGGTTGGCCTACTAATGATCATTAGAGCTCTTGAactaatttaattatttattttttctaattaaGTGATCTATAAATGGATAGATACATGTAACTTTTGTTTCGTGGTAATCATTTTGCATATGCAATGATATAAAACAGAGGTTTTGATTGAAGTTCTTGTTTTAATGATGGACATTGATATCTTATAGATAGAGATGTCAGTTATGCCCGCAGGTACCTGTTCCTATGGGAACCTGCTCCTAATGGGGTGGGGATGTGGAGAATAAGCAAGGATGGGGGTATTTTCTATTATCCGTGCAGATATGGGATGGTAATGGGTAGAGTAGCCCCACTCCGTCCCCACTCCATTAATATATGGGCCTAGATGCTAGGCCCGGATGCTTGGCGCGTCTAATTCAAATCAGATTAGGTTGAACCTTGGTTAAGTTGATTGCGAGTTATTTGTGAGCtatttggttcgattgaactagATAGAAcaatctcaatattcaatagtaaCACCCCCTCCCTTGGCTTGTGTCCAAGGAATGGATTCAACATtcaacaattattattatttataattgtgAATTAGTTTGAATTAATTAGGAGAATGTGGAGAACTCGTGGGTTCCCCGCCTTTAGTGGGGATTCCCGATCCCTGTCCCCACCCAATCTGAATGGGGAATGGGGTGGGAGTAGGGGATAAGATGAGGATGGGGACGGGAGAAGCATTCCTTGCCTTGCCTCACTCCGTTGAGAACCCTACTTATAGAGCTTAGCCTAGCGCTTTTGACAAAGTTATTGCATAAATAATTCTAGCTAGTTGCATTATTGTTTTCAAAAGAACTAGGCACAAAAGTGAGAGGGAGTAAGTTGTTGATTAGTTAGTTCGGTTGAGCCAACTCTAATTCCAATTGATTGAACCCAATCAAAGTCTAATCGAATCCTTGCTTTATTTGGTTTAGGCGCAAGCTTGAGTCGCCCAGCGCCTCGACTAAGGTGCATTCTCGAGTGGTGCCTCATTGAATCGCCTCGCTCGGATTTGTTATGAGGCTCTTAGGCCTCATCTCGCTTAGGCGCCTGGACAAGTGCTTAGTGAAAACATTGGGTAACAAAAATGTTAAACCTTTATTTTCTTGTATCTAGTCATCGCAACTAATAGCTTCAAAAGATGTTTAGGTAGGAGGTACTTCAGACATACTACTTAGCTTGTtccacatcatcaaaatcaattattttttaaactcTAGCGCACATTATGAAAGTCACAATTGCCATTGGGATACTAGATCCTCTGTCTACCCTTTTAGAAGTAGCACTATCTAAATTCTACCATCGCTTCAAATCTGGATTGTTATAAATGCAACTATTTAGTATCTTCTGGATACTGTTGACTCTGTCGGACTTCCATGCTTTTCTTCTTCCCTATAATCTAACCAATTGTTTTGTCTCTGCTGGTCCAGCGGTCAGCTACTATTTAGTCTAGAAAGTCTGCAACTGGGATTTCCTTTTATAATTGTATCAGTACATCATGGAATGTCTATTCAATCTGTTTTTTTCTGAGGAAAAGTTTATCCTGTGTCTATAAATGAATCCAATATATTCAATGATAGTGAAGTTTTCTACACTAATTAAAGTTGAGATTTTCTTGAGTCATTGCAATTTAAGCACTGAATGCATTGTGAGTCTGGGTGGTGACTGTGAGATCTTATGATGGTATGTAGGTCTATTCCACCATGAGATCTGCTTTTCTTGACATAATCAGAACTCGTGGTATACGGGGATTATATGCCGGATTATCGCCtacacttgttgaaattattcctTATGCCGGCCTGCAGATTGGATCATTTGACACTTTCAAGAGATGGATGATGGTAAACTTTGAAAATTCtgtgttttcttttttacttcGTTGAAAAGGTTGATAGTatgtagcaagtgttgcattgtaGCTACTATCAATGGTGTTTGTTACAATTGAACTGGCATAAATTGATGGAACAGGAACTTAACCATAATCTAATTGTACTAATAGCAACCTGTACACACTGCAACATCTGGACTGGAAATATTATATTCTATCAGTGGAAATATCAGATAACTAATTTGGTAGTTCTATTTATGCAATTACATACATCTTGTGCATATGTACCATTCCATCAAAGCTAAAAATTAATGTCTTTTCAgctttgagaatttttttatcataaaaaaattttgcATACCTGGTATCTTAAAATACTTTGCAAATTGGAATGCACAAATTCTACCATCTAAATTCATATTAGATTGTACAAGTAGTGAATGAAACAACACTGTTATTCCAAATAGGTATTAGCAGTTTGCATGTATTTGTATTTTTATGTatattcatttatgttaaacatagtGTCTACCATATTAACATGCTAAATTGGTAACAAGGATTTGATGATTAAGGATACAGATTTGTTGGAATTCAATATTCTAATATGTatcagataaaaaaatattagtatacATATACAAGTATGCAGATTAGTAAATAGAAACACACATATCATACACATGGATATATAAAAGTAtgaatgtatgtatataaatatttatacattTATCTATATGTTAGTTCTGCTGGCATGTTCTGTTAAAGAATTTGGGTTAACCACTCTAGTgtctattatatttatatatcttgGTAGGTTAAAGCATAAATTTAAATGATACATCAATTCATTTAAGATTGTGTAACTGTTACTTTACTTTATATCTGCTAGCCTTTCATCATATGATCATAATCAGAATTGTGATTTTTCCTACATACAGGCATGGAATAGATACAGATTTTCCAATATTAACCCAGTGAGGCGAGATGACTCTCCTTCTAGCTTCCAGTTATTTCTATGTGGGTTGGCAGCTGGAGCATGCGCCAAAGTCATATGTCACCCTCTTGATGTGGTCAAAAAGAGATTCCAGGTAACTTTCATGAATCACACCATTAGGTAATGCAGGATGACTTAAAAGAAGTACTTtgtaccaaggttcgcaataccgtatcgtaccggtgtttcgacctgggctcggtaccggtacgatacggtataccgagcggtatattcagatgtgccgagtactgtagcactgctacagtgcacttagaccggtaacaggcggtccgcgtatcggccacctgtcggaccggtacgtaccgcccgtaccgggctgtcacggacttagctggttttgcctaagtcgtgcggcacccttgcgtgtccgtccgcaaaggtcagcctcccattgtcccttaggaccaacaaaagagagaacgggttagagagaacgcctcaatcgggatccacaagcaaacatctccgaaaaacacttcatagacaatgcaaattacaaacagactttacaagctctgaacagtggcacaacaaagggtaaaatggtctattacagaccgagaatctctcgcacgtgttcacatgacacaacctttatttacaagcctaaagaggccaccaacccaactaaagtgggactattaagccttcgaccgcccctctacatgctgtacaaggcatgaacatgccaaaagacacggacatacataagcattacatcaaacatcctgtttcgaagtttgtccgtgacagggcgGTACAGTTAAGTACTGCAGACACTGTTTTGTACATCCAATCTAGATCCTTCAATATCAAAAAGAGATTCTAGGTAACTTTCATGAATCACACCATTAGGTAATGCAGGATGACTTAAAAAAAGTACTTTGTACATCCAATCTAGATCCTTCAATATCAATGGACAATAGTTTAGAATaaggaaagaaaattttgatatatgCTCTGTACCAGTCCCAGGATCAGACTGGTACGGGTGTGGTCCATGCCGGCATACTGACACCGTATGCTGGCATGTACCATGGTACCAAGGGAGGAGGGTTTTGGGAGAACAAAGAAGGAAAAACTAGGAGGAAAAGGAGGCAGTGGTGGAAGACGAAAAGAAGCATCGGAGATAAAGCATGTGGCAGGCGGTTAGTGATGGCCAGCCAGTGGCAGACCAGAAAAAGGGAAACAAATCAATGATCTGACATTAATAAAATGGGGATCAGATCCCCAAAATGGGACGGTCTGCGTTCCAATTTGTACCCAAATCAATAAATACAGGTTGGTATGGCCCTGTCCTGGTGAAATTGAGCTACTACTTTAACTGATTCCTATGGACCAGTATGGATCAGTAAATAAGGGATGTCACTTTTGACATtagtttttataattttctcacaTGATCCTTTTAGTCAAAACTAATGAGTGAAGACTTTCCTGCTTTCCAAACAGGTTCTCTTTTTTCTGTGGCAATCTATATCGGTTTAACGTGTTAAATTGGAATACCTCCTGCCTAGGATTAAATATTGCGGGTGTTTCAAGCATTTGTTCCCAAGACTGCCACGTGCACTTCAAAGTAGACCTTGATTTGGTGGAGCTGTTAATCAATTCAAAATAGATACGAAGATAGTTCTACTTATCAATCTCAAATGGTCATCTAAATCAAGTAGAATCTCAGATGTCATTGCACATTCAAATAATTGGGGTCATCTTTCAACTACATGAACATTCTAATAAGAGTCTTCTCAATGTGTATTATTTATTCCATTGCTACTATACATGTTCAACTTTAGGTTGAAAACAACAATAAACTTGCTCTTGCCTTGCAGATTGAAGGTCTACAGAGACATCCGAAGTATGGGGCACGAGTAGAGAACCACAGATACAAGAATATGTACCATGCCCTACAACAGATCCTACGTTCCGAAGGTTGGCATGGTCTCTACAAAGGCATCTTCCCCTCATTAATAAAATCTGCTCCAGCTAGTGCTGTCACATTTGTCTCATACGAGTACACCTCACGATGGTTGGAGTCCCTACTCCCTTGAGGAACATCGATAATTGATTGGTTTATTGGTTCCATACAGcaatttctttttcccttttatcCAACTGAGGTTTTGGTGCATCAGGTGAGTTTTTGCAAGCCCATGCAATCTCGAAGCAGGATTAGGATGCTCATTCATTCTTACATTTGCTGTAACAAGCCCCTGTCTTttgtaatataaataaatcaCCAGGGCAAAATGACATAGCTCTGTGACTTTTCCCCGCAGGATAGATGATGTGTTCATCTCTGAACACGAGGGAAGTGTGAATTTTGGTTCCTGTGTTTTAAGAAACACACTGGATTATGTTTATACCCGGATGATCATCATTGATCTTACGCATCCTATCGCAGTTTGTTGGCAGTTGTTACACGCGATAATGCATAAAAATTTTCCCTGTTATTTGCATCATATTGCAGAATTGTTCACTGTTCTATTTGCATCTAAGATTTATCCTTGTTAAAGTGGCATCAGATAACAACGGCTGTTCGATAGCAAGTACGATCGTACTACTATCAGAATATCCGTGGTTTTCGGATGTGTGGGTCATATCGGATCCAATGAGGTACTCTCGGATCTGATAAACCATGAGTTCCAAGCCTCTCATTTGAAAATTTTAACCTTCGTTATGTTGACTTGTTCACCCCACGATCCGTATCGAAACTTACTCGAGACGTACTGATCAGGTTTGAAATGAGGCGTTTTCATGATGGATCGATCGGATGTCGGATCGGATCTTGTGATCATTGTCCGGTCCAATATGCCGATTGACTAGAATCCGACACTGTACGGTGACCGTGTCATCACCAGGTGGTTTCTCAACCCATGAGCGAGTTGAAGCCCGCGGTTTGCGACCTCGCCGAGCCCTATCAGAAATGGATCCGATGCAGCAATCATTACAAAGAAGACCCTACCCACCAGTTACTTGTTGACACCTTAACTGTCCTTGTGCCCTTTCACCGACGGATGGAATTGTGTGATACAATTTAAAATGAATGACGAATGGGCTGCCGTCAAAGGCGTACTCTCTTTCGTTTCTTCGTCCTCGTCGCCGCCTATAAAATCCCGCCTTAAGTCGACCAAAGAAgcagcgtgaggagaagaagaagaagaagcgaagACAGATATCTAGTTGCAAATGGCGGAGAAACCGACCACCATGGAGTCGATGAGAAAGTGGGTCGTCGAGCACAAGCTTCGGGCCGTCGGTGAGTCCAGATTTCTTTGTTTTGAGAGGGTTTTGGGTTGTTCTTTGACATTCTTTGTTTTCCCCCTTTTCCTTGTGGACTCAAAAGGGTGCCTTTGGCTGACGGGAATCGGGAGCTCGATCGCCTACAACTGGTCGCAGCCGAACATGAAGCCCAGCGTCAAGATCATCCATGCTAGGTCTCATTTTTCGACCTTATTTTAGTCTTAGTTTTCTCTACTTCATCTCTGCTTTACTTTCTGTTTCAATTCGCAAGCCCTAAATATATTTCCGAACACATACTTGGATGTTCCTTTAAAAGTACTAGATTTGATGTTTACTGCTAAGATTTTGCATATATGCTCGTGGTTGTTGTTTACTTCAATTCCCATATTTGATGTTTACTTCAGTTCTCACATTTGAAGCAAAACGGAAATAATTTTCAGCAAAAAGAAATTAAGAAGGGAAAATCTAGTTTATAAATAGACAATGTTTGTTGTATGCTATGTATTTTCTTAGAGATATGATTGGGTGTCTCTTAGGCAATGACTTGACGTGCGAGCGAACGATACTAAAGTGACTGAAAGTTTTTAACATATGACCTAATTATGATCCTAAAGATATGATCCGAACTCATAACTTAATTAGATACCATCTTAAAGATATGATCCTAATCCGGAAACTTAAGCTCTTGGGAAATGATCCAATATAAGATTTAACATATTTGATGACATTTTCTCCTTGTCACCTGGTGCTAATTGATAATATGGAACACATGAATCTGGAATATGGTATGTTAAGACTTTCCATTGGCTCGGTCATGCAGGAACATCCAATAGAAGTAACAGGTCACCGTTAGAAGTCACCTTTAGGTAGTCTCTTGTAGTCTGTATCTGAATCTGTCAGCTTTTGGCTATATATGGTAGGTTGGTATAGTCAACTAAAATGTATAATATGGTTAGATTATATTGACTAAAAGTTATTCGATCTTTGTCTCCTTAAATCATGCAGCAAATTGCCTGTTCGTTTAACATATGTGGTATGATTTTATACTGAACCAGCAAAAAAAGGCTAAAGCGACTGAAAGTTTTAATTAATACGGGTACACATACAAATCATTGCTCTTGAAGCATCAATCGTGACCATCGGGtgaattttttttgttgattATCCAGTAAGTAGCATCATACTGTACTAGGCTGCTTCCGTTGTATGAAAATTAGAACTATAACACTTCATTACTGTCCATAAACCCTATTAATGCAAATGGAAAGTTGCAAGTATTGGGCACATTATGGTTGATAATTGAACTTGATGATACTTCAGGTTTGACTTCTGTTCGTAGATTGAGGATGCTAAGAGTATCTAAAACAGAAACCCTGTACAAATTAAGAAAGTCCAAGTCAGCATCTCATAGGGAATTTGGTTTGTGTGCTTTCGTCCTATGAAACATATAGTTAGCATGCATCATGATGAAGTCATGTACGATCACATAAGAGTTAATGTGTTTGCACATTTTTGGACCAACAAAAGTGATGCCTCGAAGTTACATTAGAATTAATTTGTGTCTTCATTTTCCATGTTATGGCATTATCTTGTATTTGGTCCGAATGTAATTGGCTCTGCTTGTTGGTTGACTTACTCCCGTAGTAGGAAAATCTCATACAGGTGGATGCTTTTGTTAATTCCATAAGCTTTGGCAGCTTATAGTTCAAATTCCCGACTCACTTATCGGTGCTCAGAGTTATCTTGTTGCTCGACCTGCTGAATTTGTTGTTCCATCCCAAAATGCATTCCGCAATATCATTAATTTGCTAATGGATTCTTCCCTCCAGTTTGATGCCGTGAAATTAGTCTCTAGGTTTCAGCTGCAAACTTTGCCAATTACCCTTCGTCACCTGGAAATACATTTTACAGGTTACACGCCCAGGCTCTCACGCTGGCCGCCTTAGCTGGAGCAGCGCTTGTCGAGTACTATGACCATAGCACAGGATCTGGAACAAAGGTGAACCAGTACGCAAAGCAATTCCTTACGATGGATACTCATCCGCAGAAAGATTAGGAGGGAATAAGCCGCTCCATTTGCATCATGTGGAGAACAAGTTAACAAGTTATCAGACATTTCTAACAAGTtatctttattattgttgttgttattatgagAAGTTAGATCTTCTGTGTCTAATTGCTTTTCTTTTTCACTGTTTTGTATTCGGTTTATTGTGAAGTTATCATCCTTAGTAAACAGTGCCATTCTGCATCAAGATGCCCCAGAACTCATATGGTACatgtggtttctaaagctttcatCCATTCATTTTCCAGTCTTTTATCATCTGTACATATGTGCGACATTAGGGTGCatcttttctcttgtttttctcaaTCTTCCCATCACCTGATGGAGCAAAAACACGATATCATGTTCAACATTTTATGTCGTTTTTCGCATGTGATCTTAATCATCGTTCATATGACAATTATATGTAGTCGATCGAGACTAAACAACGGATATACAAACTAGACATATCATATCAATATGATTCTTTAAGCAGAATATTATGTGATTATAATGCTTAATCATTCATAGCAGATGACAGCTCAACATAATATTTgatagaa comes from the Musa acuminata AAA Group cultivar baxijiao chromosome BXJ2-8, Cavendish_Baxijiao_AAA, whole genome shotgun sequence genome and includes:
- the LOC135584948 gene encoding mitochondrial thiamine diphosphate carrier 2-like isoform X1 encodes the protein MDEPGSLRRALIDSLAGAISGGISRTVTSPLDVIKIRFQVQLEPTSSWALLHRDSYGSSKYTGILQSSKVILREEGLTGFWRGNVPALLLYMPYTAIQFTVLHKLKTIAAGSSKAEDHLKLSPYLPYLSGALAGFAATIGSYPFDLLRTILASQGEPKVYSTMRSAFLDIIRTRGIRGLYAGLSPTLVEIIPYAGLQIGSFDTFKRWMMAWNRYRFSNINPVRRDDSPSSFQLFLCGLAAGACAKVICHPLDVVKKRFQIEGLQRHPKYGARVENHRYKNMYHALQQILRSEGWHGLYKGIFPSLIKSAPASAVTFVSYEYTSRWLESLLP
- the LOC135584948 gene encoding mitochondrial thiamine diphosphate carrier 2-like isoform X2; the encoded protein is MDEPGSLRRALIDSLAGAISGGISRTVTSPLDVIKIRFQVQLEPTSSWALLHRDSYGSSKYTGILQSSKVILREEGLTGFWRGNVPALLLYMPYTAIQFTVLHKLKTIAAGSSKAEDHLKLSPYLPYLSGALAGFAATIGSYPFDLLRTILASQGEPKVYSTMRSAFLDIIRTRGIRGLYAGLSPTLVEIIPYAGLQIGSFDTFKRWMMIEGLQRHPKYGARVENHRYKNMYHALQQILRSEGWHGLYKGIFPSLIKSAPASAVTFVSYEYTSRWLESLLP
- the LOC135619710 gene encoding uncharacterized protein LOC135619710, encoding MAEKPTTMESMRKWVVEHKLRAVGCLWLTGIGSSIAYNWSQPNMKPSVKIIHARLHAQALTLAALAGAALVEYYDHSTGSGTKVNQYAKQFLTMDTHPQKD